Proteins from a genomic interval of Lolium perenne isolate Kyuss_39 chromosome 1, Kyuss_2.0, whole genome shotgun sequence:
- the LOC127320046 gene encoding uncharacterized protein, which produces MSLRRLLGLSSSAAAAAAAAAAPGRLWLRSLATAATHPPWASIKRAVTSVSSPSACVSLADPPRFSEVHIPEHLLKVSPCPDPDSDVVQMLAGGAFTSSGDGLLLVSQMDLRFTAPILGNPGAGRLRQQPTGIDPGHNPGVARFVFNPLTCQLTHLPNFVSDPVADITWGPSMGILTQTDRGHGPPDRFAVAGLQGHGDQMLRFLSETGEWEIVAVSPCLLPLARPRRIEIDNEALAFGGRLWWFDVAWGAVSLDPFSNRPELSFVELPRGSVLPAGAGDKAFSRGSPLPDADGNVWRTETHGTYRRVGVSQGRLRYVELSQEEPFLLSSFVLDKNQSSWTLEHQVSLRPLQQMRGATRILLIDPLDSNVVHLEVVIGTRIREMVVVDMNSWEAIGSFQYRGSTDCIPCVLPSWLGSSQIPSTGKKDIKKDKTLADVLVRAGTP; this is translated from the coding sequence ATGTCGCTCCGCCGCTTGCTTGGcctctcctcctccgccgccgccgccgccgccgccgccgctgcccccgGGCGCCTCTGGCTGCGCTCCCTCGCCACGGCCGCCACGCACCCCCCGTGGGCCAGCATCAAGCGCGCGGTGACCTCCGTCAGCTCGCCGAGCGCGTGCGTGTCCCTCGCCGACCCACCGCGCTTCTCCGAAGTGCACATACCGGAGCACCTCCTCAAGGTCAGCCCTTGCCCCGACCCCGACAGCGACGTCGTGCAAAtgctcgccggcggagccttcacctcgagcggcgacggcctcctcctcgtcagtcAAATGGACCTGCGCTTCACGGCTCCCATCCTTGGCAATCCGGGCGCCGGACGGCTGCGCCAGCAACCCACCGGGATTGACCCCGGCCACAACCCCGGCGTCGCTCGCTTCGTCTTCAACCCTCTCACCTGCCAGCTAACCCACCTCCCGAACTTCGTCTCCGACCCTGTAGCTGACATCACGTGGGGCCCCTCCATGGGCATCCTCACCCAAACCGATCGTGGgcacgggccgcctgacaggttcGCCGTTGCCGGGCTGCAGGGGCACGGTGACCAGATGCTCCGGTTTCTCTCCGAAACAGGGGAGTGGGAAATCGTGGCGGTCTCGCCGTGCCTGCTCCCACTTGCCCGGCCCCGGCGAATCGAGATAGACAACGAGGCGCTGGCGTTCGGTGGTCGTCTGTGGTGGTTCGACGTGGCCTGGGGCGCAGTCTCCCTGGACCCGTTCAGCAACCGGCCTGAGCTCTCCTTCGTCGAGCTGCCGAGGGGCAGCGTGCTGCCTGCAGGCGCGGGCGACAAAGCCTTCAGCCGAGGGAGTCCGCTGCCTGACGCCGACGGCAATGTGTGGCGCACAGAGACGCACGGGACGTACCGACGCGTCGGCGTCAGCCAAGGGCGCCTACGGTATGTCGAGCTCTCTCAAGAGGAGCCATTTCTCCTCAGCTCCTTTGTGCTCGACAAGAACCAGAGCAGCTGGACGCTGGAGCACCAGGTGTCCCTACGACCCTTGCAGCAGATGAGAGGGGCAACACGTATTCTCCTCATTGACCCACTTGATTCCAATGTCGTGCACCTCGAGGTTGTCATTGGGACGCGCATCCGGGAAATGGTTGTCGTGGACATGAATAGTTGGGAGGCGATTGGGAGCTTCCAGTACAGAGGCAGCACCGACTGTATACCATGTGTTCTTCCATCCTGGCTTGGATCCAGCCAGATCCCTTCTACAG